In Oncorhynchus tshawytscha isolate Ot180627B linkage group LG23, Otsh_v2.0, whole genome shotgun sequence, the following proteins share a genomic window:
- the LOC112235289 gene encoding rho guanine nucleotide exchange factor 1-like isoform X3 → MSIIGAEDEDFENDLDPTVDDHSSHFTSIELVKSRPTHLLVFLQHVILQFDCSSLLCYLHADLFKNLSTKETKKQFVEFYNSFLDKSAILRVQIPHNVSFELDRTRPDLLSEEQQRKFVQDVQLAQAPEVLRQLEDFRQKRMMGMTPNAAELLEVESHYPTDRIPMEMKEKAVAETLLDKMSEIHPSIVADEEKCSSIFAAVAFYMKHLGVKSRVADSKKSRGFFRRPLGKNKKSEESTKSKPKGGFPNILSAAGGWIAGSMDKEKVNQERKVSSSLALSRGSSASDAAPPALNRKSVSTGSSPHQGLEVSEGSGVHISVTSSPDFSHSEIGLFSSRSDPHLVAEGGELSPGGMAGGLAVWEPPSPNEPPLEENLDKDRRKTRRVGRSESARVDRHSSRRRGSSRAKQSRSRSDVDLQAAATAAHSSPTSPHPSVDEGVLLPEGVLPGLSLSGPTPQQEEQDPRLLELEQDPPNWREHTPPDTLKDLSKKETKRQEVINELFATEHAHVRMLSVLQTVFWKPLEREELMTATELATIFPSLDEIIDMHYAFYEHLKKLRQHNFIVKAIGTTLLNRFGGTEGEWFQKLTSRFCSHQTWALEQLKMRQKKDPRFNSFILEAESRPQCRRLQLKDIIPTEMQRLTKYPLLLENIAKCTEDTLEKESIQQSAECCRKILNHVNEEVKQMENLLTLKDYQRRLDTSGLKPSNELYLEYKYLDLAQRRMIYEGPLTWRVTKEKTLEVQCVLLGDLLVLLQKQDDKMVLKCQSKSNIAVQEGKQMLSPIIKLDSAFLREVATDRKAFYVIFTWDSGAQIYELVAQSVGERKNWTDVIKMAVDELKKTGPPSDLKRGNSILTGGNPYSPTTFPQPPLSPTENGGVLLKNSIERDKDSLIDETKSVDSRHSLIDYLSDKGFDLIGHSNSDQVKVANSALNEVMFLKRLLVGSISLSDDSQPNEQNGREGPESQDQGLQGEEGEGGGGGGGGMKIDEGGISAPLVLSQERMEEVRRKLQSLEVQLKRLQSVEEEHHRLQQALSKFSLEGGNF, encoded by the exons ATGAGCATCATCGGGGCCGAGGATGAGGACTTTGAGAATGATCTGGACCCC ACGGTGGATGACCACAGCAGTCACTTCACCAGTATAGAGCTAGTGAAGAGTCGGCCAACCCACCTGCTGGTCTTCCTTCAGCACGTCATCCTGCAGTTCGACTGCTCCTCCTTG ttgtGTTACCTCCATGCTGACCTCTTCAAGAACCTCAGTACCAAAGAGACCAAGAAGCAGTTTGTGGAGTTCTACAACAGCTTCCTGGACAAGAGCGCT ATTCTCAGAGTGCAAATCCCTCACAATGTATCATTTGAGTTGG accGTACCAGACCAGACCTGCTCAGTGAGGAGCAGCAGAGGAAGTTTGTCCAGGATGTCCAGTTGGCTCAGGCCCCAGAGGTGCTGCGACAGCTGGAAGACTTTAG GCAGAAGAGGATGATGGGTATGACCCCTAACGCGGCAGAGCTGCTGGAGGTGGAGTCTCACTACCCCACCGATCGTATCCCCATGGAGATGAAGGAGAAGGCCGTGGCAGAGACCCTGCTGGACAAAATGTCTGAGATCCA CCCCTCCATCGTCGCAGACGAGGAGAAATG TTCGTCAATCTTTGCAGCAGTGGCCTTCTACATGAAGCACCTAGGAGTGAAGTCCAGGGTAGCTGACAGTAAGAAGTCCAGAGGGTTCTTCAGGAGACCCCTTGGGaag aaTAAGAAGAGTGAGGAGTCCACTAAATCTAAACCGAAGGGGGGTTTTCCCAACATCCTCAGCGCCGCCGGTGGCTGGATTGCTGGCAGCA tggaTAAAGAGAAGGTGAATCAGGAGCGTAAGGTTTCCAGCAGCCTCGCCCTCTCTCGAGGCTCCTCCGCCTCTGATGCTGCTCCTCCAGCATTAAACAGGAAGTCTGTTTCCACAGGATCCTCCCCCCATCAGGGTTTGGAGGTCAGCGAGGGCTCAGGAGTTCACATCAGTGTGACCTCCAGCCCAGACTTCTCCCACAGCGAGATAG GTCTGTTCAGCAGCCGTTCGGACCCCCATTTGGTGGCGGAGGGGGGTGAGCTGTCCCCCGGGGGGATGGCAGGGGGGCTGGCTGTATGGGAGCCCCCCTCTCCCAATGAACCCCCCCTGGAGGAAAACCTGGACAAAGACAG ACGCAAGACAAG gcgTGTGGGACGCAGTGAGAGTGCTCGTGTGGACAGACATTCCTCCCGTCGCCGTGGCTCCTCCCGGGCCAAACAGTCGCGTTCCCGTAGCGACGTGGACCTGCAAGCCGCCGCCACGGCAGCACACTCCTCCCcgacctctccccatccctc tGTTGATGAAGGGGTGTTACTGCCCGAGGGTGTGCTCCCAGGCCTTTCCCTCTCTGGCCCCACCCCCCAGCAGGAGGAACAGGACCCTCGCCTCCTGGAGCTGGAGCAGGACCCGCCCAACTGGAGAGAACACACCCCCCCAGACACGCTCAAAGACCTCAGCAAGAAGGAGACCAAGCGGCAGGAGGTCATCAACG agttgtTTGCGACGGAGCACGCCCACGTGCGCATGCTGAGTGTTCTGCAGACAGTGTTCTGGAAgcctctggagagagaggaactcATGACCGCCACAGAGCTGGCCACCATCTTCCCCAGCCTGGACGAGATCATAGACATGCACT aTGCTTTCTACGAGCACCTGAAGAAGCTGCGTCAGCACAATTTCATCGTCAAGGCCATCGGAACCACGTTACTCAATAGG tttGGAGGGACGGAGGGTGAGTGGTTTCAGAAGCTGACGTCTAGGTTCTGTAGTCACCAGACGTGGGCCCTGGAACAGCTGAAGATGAGACAGAAGAAAGACCCTCGTTTCAACTCCTTCATACTGGAGGCAGAGAGTAGGCCTCAGTGTCGTAGGCTGCAGCTGAAGGACATCATCCCCACTGAGATGCAGAGGCTCACCAAATACCCCCTACTGCTGGAAAACATTGCCAAGTGCacag AGGACACCTTGGAGAAGGAGAGTATTCAGCAGAGTGCAGAGTGCTGTAGGAAGATCCTCAACCACGTCAACGAGGAGGTCAAACAGATGGAGAACCTGCTg acccTGAAAGACTACCAGCGCAGGCTGGATACCTCAGGACTCAAACCCAGTAATGAGCTGTACCTGGAGTACAAG tacCTTGACCTGGCCCAGAGAAGGATGATCTATGAGGGGCCTCTGACCTGGAGAGTGACCAAGGAGAAAACATTAG AAGTGCAGTGTGTGTTGCTGGGGGATCTGTTGGTGCTGTTACAGAAGCAGGATGATAAGATGGTGTTGAAGTGTCAGAGTAAGAGTAACATCGCTGTTCAGGAGGGAAAGCAGATGCTCAGCCCTATCATCAAACTAGACTCTGCCTTCCTCCGAGAGGTGGCCACAG ACCGTAAGGCCTTCTACGTGATCTTCACCTGGGACAGCGGGGCTCAGATCTACGAACTGGTGGCTCAATCTGTCGGGGAGAGGAAGAA ctggacagatgTGATCAAGATGGCAGTAGATGAGCTGAAGAAGACAGGACCTCCATCTGACCTGAAGAGAGGAAACAGCATCTTAACTGGAGGAAACCCATACAGCCCCACCAC GTTTCCTCAACCCCCTCTCAGCCCCACTGAAAATGGAGGAGTCTTGTTGAAAAATAGCATTG AACGAGATAAGGACAGCCTGATTGATGAGACGAAGTCTGTGGACTCTCGTCATTCTCTGATTGATTACCTCTCGGACAAAGGCTTCGACTTGATTGGCCACAGCAACAGTGATCAGGTGAAAGTGGCCAATAGCGCGTTAAACGAAG TCATGTTCCTCAAGAGACTATTGGTTGGCAGCATCAGCCTATCAGACGACTCACAGCCTAATGAGCAGAATGGAAGGGAGGGGCCAGAGAGCCAGGACCAAGGACtgcaaggggaggagggggagggaggaggaggagggggtggagggatgaaGATAGATGAGGGAGGGATCAGCGCTCCTCTGGTTCTGTcccaggagaggatggaggaggtgcGCCGGAAACTGCAGAGTCTGGAGGTACAGCTAAAGAGACTGCAG AGTGTTGAGGAGGAGCACCACCGGCTGCAGCAGGCCCTGTCTAAGTTCTCCCTGGAGGGGGGCAACTTCTAG
- the LOC112235289 gene encoding rho guanine nucleotide exchange factor 1-like isoform X4 — MSIIGAEDEDFENDLDPTVDDHSSHFTSIELVKSRPTHLLVFLQHVILQFDCSSLLCYLHADLFKNLSTKETKKQFVEFYNSFLDKSAILRVQIPHNVSFELDRTRPDLLSEEQQRKFVQDVQLAQAPEVLRQLEDFRQKRMMGMTPNAAELLEVESHYPTDRIPMEMKEKAVAETLLDKMSEIHPSIVADEEKCSSIFAAVAFYMKHLGVKSRVADSKKSRGFFRRPLGKNKKSEESTKSKPKGGFPNILSAAGGWIAGSTEVKLPKVEAEVDKEKVNQERKVSSSLALSRGSSASDAAPPALNRKSVSTGSSPHQGLEVSEGSGVHISVTSSPDFSHSEIGLFSSRSDPHLVAEGGELSPGGMAGGLAVWEPPSPNEPPLEENLDKDSVDEGVLLPEGVLPGLSLSGPTPQQEEQDPRLLELEQDPPNWREHTPPDTLKDLSKKETKRQEVINELFATEHAHVRMLSVLQTVFWKPLEREELMTATELATIFPSLDEIIDMHYAFYEHLKKLRQHNFIVKAIGTTLLNRFGGTEGEWFQKLTSRFCSHQTWALEQLKMRQKKDPRFNSFILEAESRPQCRRLQLKDIIPTEMQRLTKYPLLLENIAKCTEDTLEKESIQQSAECCRKILNHVNEEVKQMENLLTLKDYQRRLDTSGLKPSNELYLEYKYLDLAQRRMIYEGPLTWRVTKEKTLEVQCVLLGDLLVLLQKQDDKMVLKCQSKSNIAVQEGKQMLSPIIKLDSAFLREVATDRKAFYVIFTWDSGAQIYELVAQSVGERKNWTDVIKMAVDELKKTGPPSDLKRGNSILTGGNPYSPTTFPQPPLSPTENGGVLLKNSIERDKDSLIDETKSVDSRHSLIDYLSDKGFDLIGHSNSDQVKVANSALNEVMFLKRLLVGSISLSDDSQPNEQNGREGPESQDQGLQGEEGEGGGGGGGGMKIDEGGISAPLVLSQERMEEVRRKLQSLEVQLKRLQSVEEEHHRLQQALSKFSLEGGNF; from the exons ATGAGCATCATCGGGGCCGAGGATGAGGACTTTGAGAATGATCTGGACCCC ACGGTGGATGACCACAGCAGTCACTTCACCAGTATAGAGCTAGTGAAGAGTCGGCCAACCCACCTGCTGGTCTTCCTTCAGCACGTCATCCTGCAGTTCGACTGCTCCTCCTTG ttgtGTTACCTCCATGCTGACCTCTTCAAGAACCTCAGTACCAAAGAGACCAAGAAGCAGTTTGTGGAGTTCTACAACAGCTTCCTGGACAAGAGCGCT ATTCTCAGAGTGCAAATCCCTCACAATGTATCATTTGAGTTGG accGTACCAGACCAGACCTGCTCAGTGAGGAGCAGCAGAGGAAGTTTGTCCAGGATGTCCAGTTGGCTCAGGCCCCAGAGGTGCTGCGACAGCTGGAAGACTTTAG GCAGAAGAGGATGATGGGTATGACCCCTAACGCGGCAGAGCTGCTGGAGGTGGAGTCTCACTACCCCACCGATCGTATCCCCATGGAGATGAAGGAGAAGGCCGTGGCAGAGACCCTGCTGGACAAAATGTCTGAGATCCA CCCCTCCATCGTCGCAGACGAGGAGAAATG TTCGTCAATCTTTGCAGCAGTGGCCTTCTACATGAAGCACCTAGGAGTGAAGTCCAGGGTAGCTGACAGTAAGAAGTCCAGAGGGTTCTTCAGGAGACCCCTTGGGaag aaTAAGAAGAGTGAGGAGTCCACTAAATCTAAACCGAAGGGGGGTTTTCCCAACATCCTCAGCGCCGCCGGTGGCTGGATTGCTGGCAGCA CTGAGGTCAAACTTCCTAAAGTGGAGGCTGAAG tggaTAAAGAGAAGGTGAATCAGGAGCGTAAGGTTTCCAGCAGCCTCGCCCTCTCTCGAGGCTCCTCCGCCTCTGATGCTGCTCCTCCAGCATTAAACAGGAAGTCTGTTTCCACAGGATCCTCCCCCCATCAGGGTTTGGAGGTCAGCGAGGGCTCAGGAGTTCACATCAGTGTGACCTCCAGCCCAGACTTCTCCCACAGCGAGATAG GTCTGTTCAGCAGCCGTTCGGACCCCCATTTGGTGGCGGAGGGGGGTGAGCTGTCCCCCGGGGGGATGGCAGGGGGGCTGGCTGTATGGGAGCCCCCCTCTCCCAATGAACCCCCCCTGGAGGAAAACCTGGACAAAGACAG tGTTGATGAAGGGGTGTTACTGCCCGAGGGTGTGCTCCCAGGCCTTTCCCTCTCTGGCCCCACCCCCCAGCAGGAGGAACAGGACCCTCGCCTCCTGGAGCTGGAGCAGGACCCGCCCAACTGGAGAGAACACACCCCCCCAGACACGCTCAAAGACCTCAGCAAGAAGGAGACCAAGCGGCAGGAGGTCATCAACG agttgtTTGCGACGGAGCACGCCCACGTGCGCATGCTGAGTGTTCTGCAGACAGTGTTCTGGAAgcctctggagagagaggaactcATGACCGCCACAGAGCTGGCCACCATCTTCCCCAGCCTGGACGAGATCATAGACATGCACT aTGCTTTCTACGAGCACCTGAAGAAGCTGCGTCAGCACAATTTCATCGTCAAGGCCATCGGAACCACGTTACTCAATAGG tttGGAGGGACGGAGGGTGAGTGGTTTCAGAAGCTGACGTCTAGGTTCTGTAGTCACCAGACGTGGGCCCTGGAACAGCTGAAGATGAGACAGAAGAAAGACCCTCGTTTCAACTCCTTCATACTGGAGGCAGAGAGTAGGCCTCAGTGTCGTAGGCTGCAGCTGAAGGACATCATCCCCACTGAGATGCAGAGGCTCACCAAATACCCCCTACTGCTGGAAAACATTGCCAAGTGCacag AGGACACCTTGGAGAAGGAGAGTATTCAGCAGAGTGCAGAGTGCTGTAGGAAGATCCTCAACCACGTCAACGAGGAGGTCAAACAGATGGAGAACCTGCTg acccTGAAAGACTACCAGCGCAGGCTGGATACCTCAGGACTCAAACCCAGTAATGAGCTGTACCTGGAGTACAAG tacCTTGACCTGGCCCAGAGAAGGATGATCTATGAGGGGCCTCTGACCTGGAGAGTGACCAAGGAGAAAACATTAG AAGTGCAGTGTGTGTTGCTGGGGGATCTGTTGGTGCTGTTACAGAAGCAGGATGATAAGATGGTGTTGAAGTGTCAGAGTAAGAGTAACATCGCTGTTCAGGAGGGAAAGCAGATGCTCAGCCCTATCATCAAACTAGACTCTGCCTTCCTCCGAGAGGTGGCCACAG ACCGTAAGGCCTTCTACGTGATCTTCACCTGGGACAGCGGGGCTCAGATCTACGAACTGGTGGCTCAATCTGTCGGGGAGAGGAAGAA ctggacagatgTGATCAAGATGGCAGTAGATGAGCTGAAGAAGACAGGACCTCCATCTGACCTGAAGAGAGGAAACAGCATCTTAACTGGAGGAAACCCATACAGCCCCACCAC GTTTCCTCAACCCCCTCTCAGCCCCACTGAAAATGGAGGAGTCTTGTTGAAAAATAGCATTG AACGAGATAAGGACAGCCTGATTGATGAGACGAAGTCTGTGGACTCTCGTCATTCTCTGATTGATTACCTCTCGGACAAAGGCTTCGACTTGATTGGCCACAGCAACAGTGATCAGGTGAAAGTGGCCAATAGCGCGTTAAACGAAG TCATGTTCCTCAAGAGACTATTGGTTGGCAGCATCAGCCTATCAGACGACTCACAGCCTAATGAGCAGAATGGAAGGGAGGGGCCAGAGAGCCAGGACCAAGGACtgcaaggggaggagggggagggaggaggaggagggggtggagggatgaaGATAGATGAGGGAGGGATCAGCGCTCCTCTGGTTCTGTcccaggagaggatggaggaggtgcGCCGGAAACTGCAGAGTCTGGAGGTACAGCTAAAGAGACTGCAG AGTGTTGAGGAGGAGCACCACCGGCTGCAGCAGGCCCTGTCTAAGTTCTCCCTGGAGGGGGGCAACTTCTAG
- the LOC112235289 gene encoding rho guanine nucleotide exchange factor 1-like isoform X2: protein MSIIGAEDEDFENDLDPTVDDHSSHFTSIELVKSRPTHLLVFLQHVILQFDCSSLLCYLHADLFKNLSTKETKKQFVEFYNSFLDKSAILRVQIPHNVSFELDRTRPDLLSEEQQRKFVQDVQLAQAPEVLRQLEDFRQKRMMGMTPNAAELLEVESHYPTDRIPMEMKEKAVAETLLDKMSEIHPSIVADEEKCSSIFAAVAFYMKHLGVKSRVADSKKSRGFFRRPLGKNKKSEESTKSKPKGGFPNILSAAGGWIAGSTEVKLPKVEAEVDKEKVNQERKVSSSLALSRGSSASDAAPPALNRKSVSTGSSPHQGLEVSEGSGVHISVTSSPDFSHSEIGLFSSRSDPHLVAEGGELSPGGMAGGLAVWEPPSPNEPPLEENLDKDRRVGRSESARVDRHSSRRRGSSRAKQSRSRSDVDLQAAATAAHSSPTSPHPSVDEGVLLPEGVLPGLSLSGPTPQQEEQDPRLLELEQDPPNWREHTPPDTLKDLSKKETKRQEVINELFATEHAHVRMLSVLQTVFWKPLEREELMTATELATIFPSLDEIIDMHYAFYEHLKKLRQHNFIVKAIGTTLLNRFGGTEGEWFQKLTSRFCSHQTWALEQLKMRQKKDPRFNSFILEAESRPQCRRLQLKDIIPTEMQRLTKYPLLLENIAKCTEDTLEKESIQQSAECCRKILNHVNEEVKQMENLLTLKDYQRRLDTSGLKPSNELYLEYKYLDLAQRRMIYEGPLTWRVTKEKTLEVQCVLLGDLLVLLQKQDDKMVLKCQSKSNIAVQEGKQMLSPIIKLDSAFLREVATDRKAFYVIFTWDSGAQIYELVAQSVGERKNWTDVIKMAVDELKKTGPPSDLKRGNSILTGGNPYSPTTFPQPPLSPTENGGVLLKNSIERDKDSLIDETKSVDSRHSLIDYLSDKGFDLIGHSNSDQVKVANSALNEVMFLKRLLVGSISLSDDSQPNEQNGREGPESQDQGLQGEEGEGGGGGGGGMKIDEGGISAPLVLSQERMEEVRRKLQSLEVQLKRLQSVEEEHHRLQQALSKFSLEGGNF from the exons ATGAGCATCATCGGGGCCGAGGATGAGGACTTTGAGAATGATCTGGACCCC ACGGTGGATGACCACAGCAGTCACTTCACCAGTATAGAGCTAGTGAAGAGTCGGCCAACCCACCTGCTGGTCTTCCTTCAGCACGTCATCCTGCAGTTCGACTGCTCCTCCTTG ttgtGTTACCTCCATGCTGACCTCTTCAAGAACCTCAGTACCAAAGAGACCAAGAAGCAGTTTGTGGAGTTCTACAACAGCTTCCTGGACAAGAGCGCT ATTCTCAGAGTGCAAATCCCTCACAATGTATCATTTGAGTTGG accGTACCAGACCAGACCTGCTCAGTGAGGAGCAGCAGAGGAAGTTTGTCCAGGATGTCCAGTTGGCTCAGGCCCCAGAGGTGCTGCGACAGCTGGAAGACTTTAG GCAGAAGAGGATGATGGGTATGACCCCTAACGCGGCAGAGCTGCTGGAGGTGGAGTCTCACTACCCCACCGATCGTATCCCCATGGAGATGAAGGAGAAGGCCGTGGCAGAGACCCTGCTGGACAAAATGTCTGAGATCCA CCCCTCCATCGTCGCAGACGAGGAGAAATG TTCGTCAATCTTTGCAGCAGTGGCCTTCTACATGAAGCACCTAGGAGTGAAGTCCAGGGTAGCTGACAGTAAGAAGTCCAGAGGGTTCTTCAGGAGACCCCTTGGGaag aaTAAGAAGAGTGAGGAGTCCACTAAATCTAAACCGAAGGGGGGTTTTCCCAACATCCTCAGCGCCGCCGGTGGCTGGATTGCTGGCAGCA CTGAGGTCAAACTTCCTAAAGTGGAGGCTGAAG tggaTAAAGAGAAGGTGAATCAGGAGCGTAAGGTTTCCAGCAGCCTCGCCCTCTCTCGAGGCTCCTCCGCCTCTGATGCTGCTCCTCCAGCATTAAACAGGAAGTCTGTTTCCACAGGATCCTCCCCCCATCAGGGTTTGGAGGTCAGCGAGGGCTCAGGAGTTCACATCAGTGTGACCTCCAGCCCAGACTTCTCCCACAGCGAGATAG GTCTGTTCAGCAGCCGTTCGGACCCCCATTTGGTGGCGGAGGGGGGTGAGCTGTCCCCCGGGGGGATGGCAGGGGGGCTGGCTGTATGGGAGCCCCCCTCTCCCAATGAACCCCCCCTGGAGGAAAACCTGGACAAAGACAG gcgTGTGGGACGCAGTGAGAGTGCTCGTGTGGACAGACATTCCTCCCGTCGCCGTGGCTCCTCCCGGGCCAAACAGTCGCGTTCCCGTAGCGACGTGGACCTGCAAGCCGCCGCCACGGCAGCACACTCCTCCCcgacctctccccatccctc tGTTGATGAAGGGGTGTTACTGCCCGAGGGTGTGCTCCCAGGCCTTTCCCTCTCTGGCCCCACCCCCCAGCAGGAGGAACAGGACCCTCGCCTCCTGGAGCTGGAGCAGGACCCGCCCAACTGGAGAGAACACACCCCCCCAGACACGCTCAAAGACCTCAGCAAGAAGGAGACCAAGCGGCAGGAGGTCATCAACG agttgtTTGCGACGGAGCACGCCCACGTGCGCATGCTGAGTGTTCTGCAGACAGTGTTCTGGAAgcctctggagagagaggaactcATGACCGCCACAGAGCTGGCCACCATCTTCCCCAGCCTGGACGAGATCATAGACATGCACT aTGCTTTCTACGAGCACCTGAAGAAGCTGCGTCAGCACAATTTCATCGTCAAGGCCATCGGAACCACGTTACTCAATAGG tttGGAGGGACGGAGGGTGAGTGGTTTCAGAAGCTGACGTCTAGGTTCTGTAGTCACCAGACGTGGGCCCTGGAACAGCTGAAGATGAGACAGAAGAAAGACCCTCGTTTCAACTCCTTCATACTGGAGGCAGAGAGTAGGCCTCAGTGTCGTAGGCTGCAGCTGAAGGACATCATCCCCACTGAGATGCAGAGGCTCACCAAATACCCCCTACTGCTGGAAAACATTGCCAAGTGCacag AGGACACCTTGGAGAAGGAGAGTATTCAGCAGAGTGCAGAGTGCTGTAGGAAGATCCTCAACCACGTCAACGAGGAGGTCAAACAGATGGAGAACCTGCTg acccTGAAAGACTACCAGCGCAGGCTGGATACCTCAGGACTCAAACCCAGTAATGAGCTGTACCTGGAGTACAAG tacCTTGACCTGGCCCAGAGAAGGATGATCTATGAGGGGCCTCTGACCTGGAGAGTGACCAAGGAGAAAACATTAG AAGTGCAGTGTGTGTTGCTGGGGGATCTGTTGGTGCTGTTACAGAAGCAGGATGATAAGATGGTGTTGAAGTGTCAGAGTAAGAGTAACATCGCTGTTCAGGAGGGAAAGCAGATGCTCAGCCCTATCATCAAACTAGACTCTGCCTTCCTCCGAGAGGTGGCCACAG ACCGTAAGGCCTTCTACGTGATCTTCACCTGGGACAGCGGGGCTCAGATCTACGAACTGGTGGCTCAATCTGTCGGGGAGAGGAAGAA ctggacagatgTGATCAAGATGGCAGTAGATGAGCTGAAGAAGACAGGACCTCCATCTGACCTGAAGAGAGGAAACAGCATCTTAACTGGAGGAAACCCATACAGCCCCACCAC GTTTCCTCAACCCCCTCTCAGCCCCACTGAAAATGGAGGAGTCTTGTTGAAAAATAGCATTG AACGAGATAAGGACAGCCTGATTGATGAGACGAAGTCTGTGGACTCTCGTCATTCTCTGATTGATTACCTCTCGGACAAAGGCTTCGACTTGATTGGCCACAGCAACAGTGATCAGGTGAAAGTGGCCAATAGCGCGTTAAACGAAG TCATGTTCCTCAAGAGACTATTGGTTGGCAGCATCAGCCTATCAGACGACTCACAGCCTAATGAGCAGAATGGAAGGGAGGGGCCAGAGAGCCAGGACCAAGGACtgcaaggggaggagggggagggaggaggaggagggggtggagggatgaaGATAGATGAGGGAGGGATCAGCGCTCCTCTGGTTCTGTcccaggagaggatggaggaggtgcGCCGGAAACTGCAGAGTCTGGAGGTACAGCTAAAGAGACTGCAG AGTGTTGAGGAGGAGCACCACCGGCTGCAGCAGGCCCTGTCTAAGTTCTCCCTGGAGGGGGGCAACTTCTAG